The following coding sequences lie in one Anas platyrhynchos isolate ZD024472 breed Pekin duck chromosome 15, IASCAAS_PekinDuck_T2T, whole genome shotgun sequence genomic window:
- the LUC7L gene encoding putative RNA-binding protein Luc7-like 1 isoform X3 translates to MDLGECTKIHDLALRADYEIASKERDLFFELDAMDHLESFIAECDRRTELAKKRLAETQEEISAEVSAKAEKVHELNEDIGKLLAKAEQLGAEGNVDESQKILMEVEKVRAKKKEAEEEYRNSMPASSFQQQKLRVCEVCSAYLGLHDNDRRLADHFGGKLHLGFIQIREKLDQLRKTVAEKQEKRNQDRLRRREEREREERMGRRSGSRNRDRRRSRSRDRRRRRSRSASRERRKSRSRSRDRHRRHRSRSRSHSRGHRRGSRDRSSKHKSSRDRSSREKSRDRERKEKSSSERRHESTNGKSRSKRSEEREAGEI, encoded by the exons ATGGacctgggagagtgtacaaagatcCATGACTTGGCATTGAGGGCAGACTATGAGATTGCAAGTAAAGAGAGAGACCTGTTTTTTGAGCTGGAT GCTATGGATCACCTGGAATCCTTCATTGCTGAGTGTGATAGGAGAACAGAACTGGCTAAGAAACGCCTGGCTGAGACACAGGAAGAGATCAGTGCTGAAGTGTCTGCAAAG GCAGAGAAAGTGCATGAACTGAATGAAGACATTGGAAAACTCCTAGCTAAAgctgagcagctgggagctgaaGGAAATGTTGATGAGTCTCAAAAGATCCTGATGGAAGTGGAAAAAGTCCgagcaaaaaagaaagaggcagaG gaAGAATACCGAAATTCAATGCCTGCATCCAGCTTCCAACAGCAGAAGCTGCGTGTGTGTGAAGTCTGTTCAGCGTATCTGGGTCTCCATGACAATGACCGGCGTCTTGCTGACCACTTTGGAGGCAAATTACACTTGGGTTTCATTCAGATTCGTGAGAAGTTGGATCAGCTGCGG aaaacagtggcagaaaagcaagagaagagAAACCAGGATCGTTTGAGAcggagagaagagagagaacgAGAGGAGAGAATGGGCAGACG GTCTGGATCAAGAAATAGAGATCGTCGAAG ATCACGGTCTCGGGACAGGAGGCGGAGGCGCTCGAGGTCAGCTTCCCGTGAACGGCGGAAGTCTCGCTCCAGGTCCCGAGACCGGCACAGGCGCCACCGGAGCCGTTCCCGCAGCCACAGCCGAGGTCACCGGCGGGGGTCCAGAGACAGGAGTTCAAAACACAA ATCTTCTAGAGATCGATCTTCAAGAGAGAAGTCccgagacagagagagaaaagagaagagctcTTCTGAGAGGCGGCACGAGAGCACAAATGGCAAATCTCGTTCCAAGAGAtcagaagagagagaagctgGCGAGATCTGA
- the LUC7L gene encoding putative RNA-binding protein Luc7-like 1 isoform X2: protein MSAQAQMRALLDQLMGTARDGDETRQRVKFTDDRVCKSHLLDCCPHDILAGTRMDLGECTKIHDLALRADYEIASKERDLFFELDAMDHLESFIAECDRRTELAKKRLAETQEEISAEVSAKAEKVHELNEDIGKLLAKAEQLGAEGNVDESQKILMEVEKVRAKKKEAEEEYRNSMPASSFQQQKLRVCEVCSAYLGLHDNDRRLADHFGGKLHLGFIQIREKLDQLRKTVAEKQEKRNQDRLRRREEREREERMGRRSGSRNRDRRRSRSRDRRRRRSRSASRERRKSRSRSRDRHRRHRSRSRSHSRGHRRGSRDRSSKHKKEVWTIRK from the exons atgtCGGCCCAGGCGCAGATGCGGGCCCTGCTGGACCAGCTGATGGGCACGGCCCGGGACG GAGATGAAACCAGACAAAGGGTGAAGTTTACAGACGATCGTGTCTGCAAGAGCCACCTTCTGGATTGCTGTCCTCACGATATCCTGGCAGGAACA cGAATGGacctgggagagtgtacaaagatcCATGACTTGGCATTGAGGGCAGACTATGAGATTGCAAGTAAAGAGAGAGACCTGTTTTTTGAGCTGGAT GCTATGGATCACCTGGAATCCTTCATTGCTGAGTGTGATAGGAGAACAGAACTGGCTAAGAAACGCCTGGCTGAGACACAGGAAGAGATCAGTGCTGAAGTGTCTGCAAAG GCAGAGAAAGTGCATGAACTGAATGAAGACATTGGAAAACTCCTAGCTAAAgctgagcagctgggagctgaaGGAAATGTTGATGAGTCTCAAAAGATCCTGATGGAAGTGGAAAAAGTCCgagcaaaaaagaaagaggcagaG gaAGAATACCGAAATTCAATGCCTGCATCCAGCTTCCAACAGCAGAAGCTGCGTGTGTGTGAAGTCTGTTCAGCGTATCTGGGTCTCCATGACAATGACCGGCGTCTTGCTGACCACTTTGGAGGCAAATTACACTTGGGTTTCATTCAGATTCGTGAGAAGTTGGATCAGCTGCGG aaaacagtggcagaaaagcaagagaagagAAACCAGGATCGTTTGAGAcggagagaagagagagaacgAGAGGAGAGAATGGGCAGACG GTCTGGATCAAGAAATAGAGATCGTCGAAG ATCACGGTCTCGGGACAGGAGGCGGAGGCGCTCGAGGTCAGCTTCCCGTGAACGGCGGAAGTCTCGCTCCAGGTCCCGAGACCGGCACAGGCGCCACCGGAGCCGTTCCCGCAGCCACAGCCGAGGTCACCGGCGGGGGTCCAGAGACAGGAGTTCAAAACACAA aaaagaagtttGGACAATTAGGAAGTGA
- the LUC7L gene encoding putative RNA-binding protein Luc7-like 1 isoform X1, which yields MSAQAQMRALLDQLMGTARDGDETRQRVKFTDDRVCKSHLLDCCPHDILAGTRMDLGECTKIHDLALRADYEIASKERDLFFELDAMDHLESFIAECDRRTELAKKRLAETQEEISAEVSAKAEKVHELNEDIGKLLAKAEQLGAEGNVDESQKILMEVEKVRAKKKEAEEEYRNSMPASSFQQQKLRVCEVCSAYLGLHDNDRRLADHFGGKLHLGFIQIREKLDQLRKTVAEKQEKRNQDRLRRREEREREERMGRRSGSRNRDRRRSRSRDRRRRRSRSASRERRKSRSRSRDRHRRHRSRSRSHSRGHRRGSRDRSSKHKSSRDRSSREKSRDRERKEKSSSERRHESTNGKSRSKRSEEREAGEI from the exons atgtCGGCCCAGGCGCAGATGCGGGCCCTGCTGGACCAGCTGATGGGCACGGCCCGGGACG GAGATGAAACCAGACAAAGGGTGAAGTTTACAGACGATCGTGTCTGCAAGAGCCACCTTCTGGATTGCTGTCCTCACGATATCCTGGCAGGAACA cGAATGGacctgggagagtgtacaaagatcCATGACTTGGCATTGAGGGCAGACTATGAGATTGCAAGTAAAGAGAGAGACCTGTTTTTTGAGCTGGAT GCTATGGATCACCTGGAATCCTTCATTGCTGAGTGTGATAGGAGAACAGAACTGGCTAAGAAACGCCTGGCTGAGACACAGGAAGAGATCAGTGCTGAAGTGTCTGCAAAG GCAGAGAAAGTGCATGAACTGAATGAAGACATTGGAAAACTCCTAGCTAAAgctgagcagctgggagctgaaGGAAATGTTGATGAGTCTCAAAAGATCCTGATGGAAGTGGAAAAAGTCCgagcaaaaaagaaagaggcagaG gaAGAATACCGAAATTCAATGCCTGCATCCAGCTTCCAACAGCAGAAGCTGCGTGTGTGTGAAGTCTGTTCAGCGTATCTGGGTCTCCATGACAATGACCGGCGTCTTGCTGACCACTTTGGAGGCAAATTACACTTGGGTTTCATTCAGATTCGTGAGAAGTTGGATCAGCTGCGG aaaacagtggcagaaaagcaagagaagagAAACCAGGATCGTTTGAGAcggagagaagagagagaacgAGAGGAGAGAATGGGCAGACG GTCTGGATCAAGAAATAGAGATCGTCGAAG ATCACGGTCTCGGGACAGGAGGCGGAGGCGCTCGAGGTCAGCTTCCCGTGAACGGCGGAAGTCTCGCTCCAGGTCCCGAGACCGGCACAGGCGCCACCGGAGCCGTTCCCGCAGCCACAGCCGAGGTCACCGGCGGGGGTCCAGAGACAGGAGTTCAAAACACAA ATCTTCTAGAGATCGATCTTCAAGAGAGAAGTCccgagacagagagagaaaagagaagagctcTTCTGAGAGGCGGCACGAGAGCACAAATGGCAAATCTCGTTCCAAGAGAtcagaagagagagaagctgGCGAGATCTGA